In a genomic window of Streptomyces koelreuteriae:
- a CDS encoding glycosyltransferase family 2 protein: MRPEGYDYDSYSRLAGPLTEPSGEEYRVQYVSLLAREPRRIRAVLLMCLAPLLTGALLVYLVWPTHWVEREGAQRWLIGLDVTMLMAIGLIELFMLVNVASVAHATMVACDPVPVVPEPGTRVAFLTTYVPGKEPLAMVRATLEGATRIHHTGPCDVWLLDEGDDAEVKAMCAELGVRHFTRRGIPEWNRETGVHKARTKHGNYNAWIAMHGDAYDFFASVDTDHIPMPNYLERMMGYFRDPDVAFVVGPQVYGNYHNPVTKAAESQQFLFHALIQRAGNHYRAPMFVGTNNVVRISVLKQIGGLYDSITEDMATGFEIHQHRNPDTNRFWTSVYTPDVLAVGEGPASWTDFFTQQMRWSRGTYETLITQYWKAPVSMPPGRLLSYTLMLVYYPMTAVNWFLGIFSCFLFLWFGASGTEVAVSVWLMLYSDAAACQIGLYLWNRRHNVSPHEPEGSGGLAGMGMSALSAPIYLKSLSEAVMRRPSRFVVTPKGDDASPDQLATFRIHLFWAALLATSLAASVALDHTHAAMRTWALLGMAISLAPAGVWAATAWKDHRERHRRLAHAEAPPHPHPRAPEADEPALATTPTPTPAPTPTPALATVSPAAPVSGTPTGGS, translated from the coding sequence GTGCGGCCGGAGGGCTACGACTACGACTCCTACAGCCGACTCGCCGGACCGCTCACGGAGCCGTCCGGTGAGGAGTACCGGGTGCAGTACGTCTCGCTCCTCGCCCGTGAGCCCCGCCGAATACGAGCCGTCCTCCTGATGTGCCTGGCACCGCTGCTCACCGGTGCCCTGCTGGTCTACCTCGTCTGGCCCACCCACTGGGTGGAACGCGAGGGCGCCCAGCGCTGGCTCATCGGTCTCGACGTCACCATGCTGATGGCGATCGGCCTCATCGAGCTCTTCATGCTCGTCAACGTCGCCTCCGTCGCCCACGCCACGATGGTCGCCTGCGACCCCGTCCCCGTAGTCCCCGAACCCGGCACCCGCGTCGCCTTCCTCACCACCTACGTCCCCGGCAAGGAACCCCTCGCCATGGTCCGCGCGACCCTGGAAGGAGCCACCCGCATCCACCACACCGGCCCCTGCGACGTCTGGCTCCTCGACGAGGGCGACGACGCCGAGGTCAAGGCCATGTGCGCGGAACTCGGCGTACGCCACTTCACCCGCCGCGGCATCCCCGAGTGGAACCGCGAAACCGGCGTCCACAAGGCCCGCACCAAGCACGGCAACTACAACGCCTGGATCGCCATGCACGGCGACGCGTACGACTTCTTCGCGTCCGTCGACACCGACCACATCCCGATGCCCAACTACCTGGAACGGATGATGGGCTACTTCAGGGACCCCGACGTGGCCTTCGTCGTCGGCCCCCAGGTGTACGGGAACTACCACAACCCCGTCACCAAGGCCGCCGAGTCCCAGCAGTTCCTCTTCCACGCCCTCATCCAGCGCGCGGGCAACCACTATCGCGCCCCCATGTTCGTCGGCACGAACAACGTCGTACGGATCTCCGTCCTCAAGCAGATCGGCGGCCTGTACGACTCCATCACCGAGGACATGGCCACCGGCTTCGAGATCCACCAGCACCGCAACCCGGACACGAACCGCTTCTGGACGTCCGTCTACACCCCGGACGTGCTCGCCGTCGGCGAGGGCCCCGCCTCCTGGACCGACTTCTTCACCCAGCAGATGCGCTGGTCGCGCGGCACCTACGAAACGCTCATCACGCAGTACTGGAAGGCGCCCGTGAGCATGCCGCCGGGCCGGCTGCTGTCCTACACGCTCATGCTCGTGTACTACCCGATGACGGCGGTCAACTGGTTCCTCGGCATCTTCAGCTGCTTCCTCTTCCTCTGGTTCGGCGCCTCCGGCACGGAGGTCGCCGTGTCGGTCTGGTTGATGCTCTACAGCGACGCCGCCGCCTGCCAGATCGGGCTGTACCTGTGGAACCGCCGGCACAACGTCTCACCGCACGAACCGGAGGGCTCGGGCGGCCTGGCCGGCATGGGGATGTCGGCCCTGTCCGCGCCGATCTACCTCAAGTCCCTCAGCGAGGCGGTCATGCGCCGCCCCAGCCGGTTCGTCGTCACGCCCAAGGGTGACGACGCCAGCCCCGACCAGCTGGCCACCTTCCGTATCCACCTCTTCTGGGCGGCCCTGCTGGCCACGTCCCTGGCCGCCTCGGTGGCCCTGGACCACACGCACGCCGCGATGCGCACCTGGGCCCTGCTCGGCATGGCCATCTCCCTGGCACCGGCCGGGGTCTGGGCCGCCACGGCCTGGAAGGACCACCGGGAGCGGCACCGCCGGCTCGCCCACGCCGAGGCACCCCCGCACCCGCACCCCCGCGCACCCGAAGCCGACGAGCCCGCCCTCGCCACCACGCCCACGCCCACGCCCGCACCCACGCCCACCCCGGCCCTCGCCACCGTGTCCCCCGCGGCCCCGGTCTCCGGCACCCCGACAGGAGGCAGCTAG
- a CDS encoding AIM24 family protein: MFRLQSNKVLAVDMTGDAVKAKNGSMVAYDGEMAFKKLSGGGEGIRGMVTRRLTGEQMTLMEVKGRGTCWFADRASEINLVGLQGDKLYVESSNLLATDGGLRTGTEFTGLRGASQGNGLFTTSVEGHGQAAIMSDGPAVVLRVSPQYPLTVDPGAYVAHQGNLRQSFQSGVTFRTLLGEGGGEAFQMRFEGDGLVYVQPSERNTIAGDV, translated from the coding sequence ATGTTCCGACTTCAGAGCAACAAGGTGCTCGCCGTCGACATGACCGGAGATGCCGTGAAGGCGAAGAACGGCTCGATGGTCGCGTACGACGGCGAGATGGCCTTCAAGAAGCTCAGCGGCGGCGGCGAGGGCATCCGGGGCATGGTGACCCGGCGGCTGACCGGTGAGCAGATGACGTTGATGGAGGTGAAGGGGCGCGGCACCTGCTGGTTCGCGGACCGCGCCTCCGAGATCAACCTGGTCGGCCTCCAGGGCGACAAGCTCTACGTCGAGTCGAGCAATCTGCTGGCGACCGACGGCGGGCTGCGCACGGGGACGGAGTTCACCGGCCTGCGCGGCGCCTCACAGGGAAACGGGCTGTTCACGACGTCCGTCGAGGGCCACGGCCAGGCGGCGATCATGTCCGACGGGCCGGCAGTGGTGCTGCGGGTGAGTCCGCAGTATCCACTGACCGTCGACCCGGGGGCGTATGTGGCGCATCAGGGCAACCTCCGGCAGTCCTTCCAGTCCGGTGTGACGTTCCGCACGTTGCTCGGGGAGGGCGGCGGCGAGGCCTTCCAGATGCGGTTCGAGGGCGACGGGCTGGTGTACGTACAGCCGAGCGAGCGGAACACGATCGCGGGAGACGTGTGA
- a CDS encoding DUF3817 domain-containing protein: MDLKTATALRRLRLVSAPEAISFLLLLVCSVLKRTTEFNAVPVMGMVHGVLFILYVIFWADAWNRTKWPVKTGALYFVLSVLPTGGFFADRKLRREAEDAVIASRARQEGTVSA, from the coding sequence GTGGACCTCAAGACCGCCACCGCCCTCCGCCGCCTCCGCCTGGTCTCGGCACCCGAGGCGATCTCCTTCCTTCTTCTGCTGGTCTGCTCGGTGCTGAAGCGGACCACGGAGTTCAATGCCGTGCCGGTGATGGGCATGGTGCACGGTGTTCTGTTCATCCTGTACGTGATCTTCTGGGCCGACGCGTGGAACCGGACGAAGTGGCCCGTGAAGACCGGCGCGCTGTACTTCGTCCTCTCGGTGCTGCCCACCGGTGGCTTCTTCGCCGACCGGAAGCTGCGGCGTGAGGCCGAGGACGCGGTCATCGCGTCCCGGGCGCGCCAGGAAGGGACCGTGAGCGCGTGA
- a CDS encoding glycoside hydrolase family 6 protein has translation MRRLNHALAVLAVLGLAAGCSSAHGRADTASDTGDDTTKAGYTAGSPFWVDPESSAAQQARLWEQQDRDYDAELIRLIADRPAALWPPGETDPAPTVRAAASAASEEGKTAVFVAYNIPHRDCGQHSAGGAQDADAYRQWIGQFADALGEAEALVVLEPDAVAHIVDGCTPGEYHAEREQLLSEAITRLKQQPNTKVYLDAGNADWIREPDKLVEPLRRAGIEQADGFALNVSNFQTDDETTEYGLRLAEALDGKHFVIDTSRNGNGPLPGVWCNPPGRALGTPPTTQTGERTLDAYLWIKRPGESDGDCEGGPDAGRWWPEYALELARNAEDWARRER, from the coding sequence TCGCGGTCCTCGCGGTGCTCGGTCTCGCTGCGGGCTGCTCGTCCGCTCACGGTCGCGCCGACACGGCGTCCGACACCGGCGACGACACCACGAAGGCCGGCTACACGGCCGGCTCCCCCTTCTGGGTCGACCCCGAGAGCTCCGCGGCCCAGCAGGCGCGGCTCTGGGAGCAGCAGGACCGGGACTACGACGCCGAGCTGATCCGACTGATCGCCGACCGGCCGGCCGCGCTGTGGCCGCCCGGCGAGACCGACCCGGCACCGACGGTGCGGGCGGCCGCCTCGGCCGCGAGCGAGGAGGGGAAGACGGCGGTCTTCGTCGCGTACAACATCCCGCACCGGGACTGCGGCCAGCACTCGGCGGGCGGGGCGCAGGACGCGGACGCCTACCGGCAGTGGATCGGGCAGTTCGCCGACGCCCTCGGCGAGGCGGAGGCCCTGGTCGTCCTGGAGCCCGACGCGGTCGCGCACATCGTGGACGGCTGCACGCCCGGCGAGTACCACGCCGAGCGCGAGCAGCTGCTCAGCGAGGCGATCACGCGGCTGAAGCAGCAGCCGAACACCAAGGTGTATCTGGACGCGGGCAACGCGGACTGGATCCGGGAGCCGGACAAGCTGGTGGAGCCGCTGCGGCGGGCCGGGATCGAACAGGCGGACGGCTTCGCGCTCAACGTCTCCAACTTCCAGACCGACGACGAGACCACGGAGTACGGCCTCCGGCTCGCCGAGGCCCTCGACGGCAAGCACTTCGTCATCGACACCAGCCGCAACGGCAACGGCCCCCTGCCCGGCGTCTGGTGCAACCCGCCGGGCCGGGCGCTCGGCACCCCGCCCACGACCCAGACCGGCGAACGGACCCTGGACGCCTACCTGTGGATCAAGCGGCCCGGCGAGTCGGACGGAGACTGCGAGGGCGGCCCGGACGCCGGTCGCTGGTGGCCGGAGTACGCGTTGGAGCTGGCGCGCAACGCGGAGGACTGGGCACGACGGGAACGCTGA
- a CDS encoding AIM24 family protein, protein MAFREINAKMVEATVTPGQRLFSQRGAMLAYRGEVSFTPNTAGGQGGIVSMIGRRVADEDTPLMTVEGSGTVLFGHGGHHIQVIQLTGDTLYVEADRLLAFEGSLQQGTMFLGSQGGVMGMVRGQVSGQGLFTTTLKGHGAVAVMAHGGVIEIPITPQRPVHVDPQAYVAHHGDVRNKLSTALGWRDMVGRGSGEAFQLELSGSGAVYVQASEEKL, encoded by the coding sequence ATGGCCTTCCGGGAGATCAACGCGAAGATGGTCGAGGCGACGGTGACGCCCGGTCAGCGGCTGTTCAGCCAGCGCGGCGCGATGCTCGCGTACCGCGGCGAGGTGTCGTTCACGCCCAATACGGCGGGCGGGCAGGGCGGGATCGTGTCGATGATCGGGCGCCGGGTGGCGGACGAGGACACACCGCTGATGACCGTGGAGGGCAGCGGCACGGTCCTGTTCGGGCACGGCGGCCATCACATCCAGGTGATTCAGCTCACCGGCGACACCCTCTACGTGGAGGCGGACCGCCTGCTGGCCTTCGAGGGCTCGCTCCAGCAGGGCACGATGTTCCTCGGCTCGCAGGGCGGCGTCATGGGCATGGTCCGCGGCCAGGTCAGCGGCCAGGGGCTGTTCACGACCACGCTGAAGGGGCACGGGGCCGTCGCGGTCATGGCCCACGGCGGTGTGATCGAGATCCCGATCACACCCCAGCGGCCGGTGCATGTGGACCCGCAGGCCTACGTCGCCCACCACGGCGACGTCCGCAACAAGCTGTCCACCGCCCTGGGCTGGCGGGACATGGTGGGCCGCGGCTCGGGCGAGGCCTTCCAGCTGGAGCTCAGCGGCAGCGGTGCGGTGTACGTCCAGGCGTCGGAGGAGAAGCTGTGA
- the glxA gene encoding radical copper oxidase GlxA: MAYQLSQKTKKTVLGIGGIAVLAGLNAPAALDFVSTQYHEYKIAQPDYMAKYGSWTQLDIPEEFRTNAIHAALLHTGKVLIVAGSGNEQRKFDAGEFDTILWDPDKNTYKKIPTPEDFFCAGHAQLPDGRLLVAGGTARYERLGAEVTRAGGGMRVKNESPDKAVFLKKGTRFRSPSGFEYVTKFDVTVPKAKRTQKITYNSRGVMQPWKTKVTASEARVWVDAVDKGSLSATRKQAQYAVVGLTGKAGDNVYGLSEKITLDKQDFQGIRGAYEFDPKAEKYIPVEPMDKARWYPTLVGLDDGRVLAVSGLDDVGMIDPGDNEIYDPETKKWTPGPKRYFPTYPALFLTKGGKLFYPASNAGYGPADRGREPGLWDVEKNTFRKVPGLTDLDQTETSASLLLPPAQDQKVMILGGGGVGESRKATPRTAVVDLNKDNPAFEDGPDLPQGTRYLNSVIMPDDTVFTSNGSRDYRGRSASNILKAQFYDPKSNAFREAAAPRVGRNYHSEALLLPDGRIATFGSDPLFDNQQNTKLGHFEQRMEVFTPPALHKNLQNRPVLKGGSQKLNKKHSITFRTAHPERVAEARLMRPSAVTHTTDVEQRSIELDITRKGDALTFEVPRDPALVPPGWYMLFVTDGAGTPSRAKWIHVE; this comes from the coding sequence ATGGCCTACCAGCTCTCGCAGAAGACCAAGAAAACCGTCCTGGGCATCGGCGGCATCGCGGTCCTGGCGGGCCTCAACGCCCCGGCCGCGCTGGACTTCGTCTCCACGCAGTACCACGAGTACAAGATCGCCCAGCCGGACTACATGGCGAAGTACGGCTCCTGGACCCAGCTCGACATCCCGGAGGAGTTCCGCACCAACGCCATCCACGCGGCCCTGCTGCACACCGGCAAGGTGCTGATCGTCGCCGGGTCGGGCAACGAGCAGCGCAAGTTCGACGCGGGCGAGTTCGACACCATCCTGTGGGACCCGGACAAGAACACGTACAAGAAGATCCCCACCCCGGAGGACTTCTTCTGCGCCGGTCACGCCCAGCTCCCCGACGGCCGCCTGCTGGTGGCCGGCGGCACCGCCCGCTACGAACGCCTCGGCGCCGAGGTGACCCGGGCCGGCGGCGGCATGCGTGTGAAGAACGAGAGCCCCGACAAGGCGGTGTTCCTGAAGAAGGGCACCCGCTTCCGCTCACCGTCCGGCTTCGAGTACGTCACCAAGTTCGACGTCACCGTCCCGAAGGCCAAGCGCACCCAGAAGATCACGTACAACAGCCGGGGTGTGATGCAGCCCTGGAAGACCAAGGTCACCGCCAGCGAGGCCCGTGTCTGGGTGGACGCCGTGGACAAGGGCTCCCTGTCGGCGACCCGGAAGCAGGCGCAGTACGCCGTCGTCGGCCTGACGGGCAAGGCCGGTGACAACGTGTACGGCCTGTCGGAGAAGATCACCCTCGACAAGCAGGACTTCCAGGGCATCCGCGGCGCCTACGAGTTCGACCCGAAGGCGGAGAAGTACATCCCCGTCGAGCCGATGGACAAGGCCCGCTGGTACCCGACGCTCGTCGGCCTCGACGACGGCAGGGTCCTGGCGGTGTCCGGCCTGGACGACGTCGGCATGATCGACCCGGGCGACAACGAGATCTACGACCCCGAGACCAAGAAGTGGACACCGGGACCCAAGCGGTACTTCCCGACGTACCCCGCCCTGTTCCTCACCAAGGGCGGCAAGCTGTTCTACCCGGCCTCCAACGCCGGTTACGGGCCCGCCGACCGCGGCCGTGAGCCGGGGCTGTGGGACGTGGAGAAGAACACGTTCCGCAAGGTGCCGGGACTGACGGACCTCGACCAGACCGAGACCTCGGCCTCCCTGCTGCTGCCCCCGGCGCAGGACCAGAAGGTGATGATCCTGGGCGGAGGCGGCGTCGGCGAGTCACGCAAGGCGACCCCGCGCACGGCCGTCGTGGACCTGAACAAGGACAACCCGGCCTTCGAGGACGGCCCCGACCTGCCGCAGGGCACGCGCTACCTGAACAGCGTGATCATGCCGGACGACACGGTGTTCACGTCCAACGGCTCCAGGGACTACCGCGGCCGCAGCGCCAGCAACATCCTCAAGGCGCAGTTCTACGACCCGAAGAGCAACGCCTTCCGGGAGGCCGCCGCGCCGAGGGTGGGCCGCAACTACCACTCCGAGGCGCTGCTGCTGCCCGACGGCAGGATCGCCACCTTCGGCTCCGACCCGCTCTTCGACAACCAGCAGAACACCAAGCTGGGCCACTTCGAGCAGCGCATGGAGGTCTTCACCCCGCCCGCGCTGCACAAGAACCTCCAAAACCGCCCCGTGCTGAAGGGCGGTTCCCAGAAGCTGAACAAGAAGCACAGCATCACGTTCCGTACGGCCCACCCGGAACGCGTGGCCGAAGCGCGGCTGATGCGGCCCAGCGCGGTCACGCACACGACCGACGTCGAGCAGCGCTCCATCGAGCTGGACATCACCAGGAAGGGCGACGCGCTGACGTTCGAGGTACCCCGCGACCCGGCCCTGGTCCCGCCCGGCTGGTACATGCTCTTCGTGACGGACGGCGCGGGCACGCCCTCGCGGGCCAAGTGGATCCACGTGGAGTGA
- a CDS encoding MTH1187 family thiamine-binding protein — MIVAFSVTPLGVGEDVGEYVADAVRVVRESGLPNRTDAMFTTVEGDWHEVMDVVHRAVAAVERRAPRVSLVLKADIRPGVTDGLTSKVATVERHLAE, encoded by the coding sequence GTGATCGTCGCCTTTTCCGTGACGCCGCTCGGGGTCGGTGAGGACGTGGGGGAGTACGTCGCCGACGCCGTGCGGGTGGTGCGCGAGTCGGGGTTGCCCAACCGGACCGACGCGATGTTCACGACCGTCGAAGGTGACTGGCACGAGGTCATGGACGTCGTCCATCGCGCGGTGGCCGCGGTCGAGCGGCGCGCGCCCCGGGTCTCCCTCGTCCTCAAGGCGGACATCCGGCCCGGCGTGACGGACGGCCTGACCTCCAAGGTCGCGACAGTGGAGCGGCATCTCGCCGAGTAG